A window of the Lactuca sativa cultivar Salinas chromosome 5, Lsat_Salinas_v11, whole genome shotgun sequence genome harbors these coding sequences:
- the LOC111899218 gene encoding uncharacterized protein LOC111899218 gives MNRTKGDEFLNRSCGEDEEGNDNNINDHDGHEEDANVTKQHSIFNELVPWKKQIPILGMRFKDPSQLKSMLCNYVVANGYQLCFEKNDRKRLLVKCCKGECSFRLWASWMSDEASFQIKSLKPVHKCARNYKLGSMVTYAWIGSHYTREFLLRQKMSVRKLRIAVSQKFGIHVSVGQCRRAKKYALQLIDGTLVEHYAKLWSYAEEIRRSNPGSTVKLDVNHMPNGENYFSKFYVCFDALKKRWKEGCRKIIGLDGCFLKGICKGELLCVVRRDANNGIYPISWAVVCVENKENWRWFLDLLIDDLGLNLGYGYNVISDQHKGLIEAVKELLPYVEHRQCAKHISQNLRKRYSGAQYESIFWKACKATTEVDFKVAMKELEVLDPSAHHHARGVEDGLRHYQVLPSGLNQFEVRGTTDAYEVDLEERTCSCRLWQLNGIGCVHYVAAISVMNRDVESYVDKMFSSITYMKAYKFRLAPMNGSNLWPATDYTPPLPHVRRAMPGRPATKRKRDATETPNQSSKKSKTTTQTQNKGKEQVKVSKAGKKQKCSLCKIEGHNKRACTLTRPPKTKAKRKTKHGVAEALNEDESNQSNAVNDGGAVNDGGEAVNDGGAVNDGAEAVNEVHVQQDYDEVELTPLEFDASANGEPSQVHVQEQEARETPLATLLKKIRRKKSERIIKLKLGKKVGGNDAPGNSEAKPVTLE, from the exons ATGAATAGGACAAAGGGTGATGAATTTCTAAATAGATCATGTGGCGAAGATGAAGAGGGAAATGATAACAACATAAATGATCATGATGGGCATGAAGAGGATGCCAATGTAACTAAACAACATTCCATTTTTAATGAGTTAGTTCCATGGAAAAAGCAGATCCCAATACTTGGTATGAGGTTCAAAGATCCATCTCAATTAAAATCAATGTTATGCAACTATGTTGTTGCGAATGGGTACCAACTTTGCTTTGAGAAAAATGATAGGAAAAGATTGTTGGTTAAGTGTTGCAAGGGTGAGTGCTCATTTAGGTTGTGGGCATCTTGGATGAGTGATGAAGCAAGCTTCCAAATTAAGTCTTTAAAGCCAGTCCACAAATGTGCAAGGAACTACAAGTTAGGGTCCATGGTCACTTATGCTTGGAtagggagtcattatacaagagAGTTCTTACTTAGACAAAAGATGAGTGTTAGAAAGCTAAGAATAGCTGTGTCACAGAAGTTTGGCATTCATGTTAGTGTTGGTCAATGCAGGAGAGCTAAGAAATATGCACTCCAACTAATAGATGGCACCCTAGTTGAACATTATGCAAAGTTATGGTCATATGCAGAAGAGATTAGGAGATCAAATCCAGGTAGCACTGTGAAGCTTGATGTAAATCATATGCCAAATGGGGAGAACTACTTTAGTAAGTTCTATGTTTGCTTTGATGCATTGAAGAAGAGGTGGAAGGAGGGATGCAGGAAGATAATAGGTTTAGATGGTTGTTTCCTTAAAGGGATCTGTAAAGGGGAGTTATTATGTGTTGTTAGAAGGGATGCAAACAATGGGATTTATCCTATTTCATGGGCAGTAGTATGTGTGGAGAATAAGGAAAATTGGAGGTGGTTTTTGGATTTACTCATTGATGACTTAGGACTTAATTTGGGCTATGGATACAATGTAATATCTGATCAACACAAG GGTTTGATTGAGGCTGTGAAAGAACTCCTTCCTTATGTAGAGCATAGGCAGTGTGCCAAGCATATTAGCCAAAACCTTAGGAAAAGGTATAGTGGTGCTCAATATGAAAGCATTTTCTGGAAGGCATGTAAAGCAACAACAGAGGTAGATTTTAAGGTTGCCATGAAAGAGCTTGAAGTGCTAGACCCAAGTGCTCATCACCATGCTAGAGGAGTTGAGGAT GGTCTAAGACATTACCAAGTCTTACCTAGTGGACTAAATCAGTTTGAAGTAAGAGGAACTACAGATGCTTATGAAGTGGATCTTGAAGAAAGAACTTGCTCATGCAGGCTATGGCAGCTTAATGGAATCGGTTGTGTCCATTATGTTGCAGCTATTAGTGTTATGAATAGGGATGTAGAGTCATATGTGGACAAAATGTTTAGTAGCATCACTTATATGAAGGCTTACAAGTTTAGGTTAGCACCTATGAATGGAAGTAATTTGTGGCCTGCAACTGATTACACCCCACCTTTACCTCATGTTCGTAGAGCTATGCCTGGGAGACCTGCAACTAAAAGGAAAAGGGATGCAACAGAAACCCCAAACCAGTCAAGTAAAAAATCAAAGACAACTACCCAAACACAAAACAAAGGTAAGGAGCAGGTGAAGGTATCCAAGGCTGGTAAAAAACAAAAATGTAGTCTTTGTAAGATTGAAGGACACAACAAAAGAGCTTGTACTTTAACAAGGCCTCCTAAAACCAAAgctaaaagaaaaacaaaacat GGTGTAGCTGAAGCTCTCAATGAGGATGAAAGTAATCAATCTAATGCAGTCAATGATGGAGGAGCAGTAAATGATGGTGGAGAAGCAGTCAATGATGGAGGAGCAGTAAATGATGGTGCAGAAGCAGTCAATGAGGTGCATGTGCAACAAGACTATGATGAGGTGGAACTcactcctttggagtttgatgCATCAGCTAATGGAGAACCTAGTCAGGTTCATGTGCAAGAACAGGAGGCTAGAGAAACACCACTTGCAACCCTGTTGAAGAAAATCAGGAGGAAGAAATCTGAAAGGATTATCAAGTTGAAACTGGGCAAGAAAGTTGGTGGAAATGATGCACCTGGGAATTCAGAAGCTAAACCTGTTACTCTAGAATAA